The Paenibacillus sp. FSL R7-0204 genome includes a region encoding these proteins:
- a CDS encoding extracellular solute-binding protein → MTNDNGKRKLALGLSAVLMSSMVLSACSSKDTSEASGNGAAQAGSLKIEIFDRGNAPAGVTASDNFLTNYVKENFGKGSNIDVEFVPIPRSEEVTKLNVLMASGTDVPDIVFTYDSGTFNKYAEQGGLTDLTPLLKEHGQNLTKFLGEDTLRYGQYDGVQYSIPAKRSTVGKYASFIRQDWLDKLGLPVPATSEELYNTLTAFKTKDPGETGGKVIPLGMTIAAAQYDSLVWSFIKPVSEQERFELTQNLSSRDYPILLPGFKDAIQYMNKLYNEGLISKDFALDENKETLTQNIGNGLVGAFSDDNDAIFYPDGSYDVMTKNNPKAVLSAIDPFTNSEGKTAKPVSAPNGMYIMIPKSSKHAVEAMKYLDWMSADGHLQYIQNGIEGEHYTLEDGVPVSIPDMSVESSNKLSGGGDIGIIANGRIFESQEKNNEAFVKSFRTKYQDIIAKSLTISTTNPIEPVFTSRPIEAESKYGTTLSDKIKQLMVKSTMVSPGEFEVTYESMLKDYMSSGGQAILDERKAAYSEQK, encoded by the coding sequence ATGACAAATGATAACGGTAAAAGAAAGTTGGCTCTCGGTCTCTCAGCGGTTCTTATGTCATCTATGGTATTGTCTGCATGCTCGTCTAAAGATACCAGTGAAGCAAGCGGCAACGGTGCAGCACAAGCCGGCAGCTTGAAGATCGAAATTTTTGACCGTGGCAATGCGCCGGCCGGTGTTACGGCATCCGATAATTTCCTCACTAATTATGTTAAAGAGAATTTCGGCAAGGGGAGCAATATCGATGTGGAATTTGTCCCTATCCCCCGCTCAGAGGAAGTAACCAAGCTTAATGTCCTGATGGCCAGCGGAACCGATGTTCCTGATATCGTCTTCACCTATGACTCCGGGACCTTCAACAAATATGCCGAGCAAGGCGGGCTGACAGATCTGACTCCGCTGCTGAAGGAACACGGACAGAACCTGACCAAGTTCCTTGGCGAGGATACTCTGCGCTACGGTCAATACGATGGCGTCCAGTATAGCATTCCCGCCAAACGTTCTACGGTAGGTAAATATGCTTCCTTCATCCGTCAGGACTGGCTGGATAAGCTGGGGCTTCCCGTTCCGGCTACTTCAGAGGAGTTGTACAATACACTAACTGCCTTCAAGACCAAAGATCCGGGTGAAACCGGCGGTAAGGTAATTCCGCTGGGCATGACGATTGCTGCGGCGCAGTATGATTCGCTGGTCTGGTCCTTCATTAAGCCGGTCAGTGAGCAGGAACGCTTCGAGCTTACACAGAACCTGAGCTCCCGTGACTACCCTATTCTGCTGCCTGGATTCAAGGATGCTATTCAATATATGAACAAGCTGTATAATGAAGGGCTGATCAGCAAGGATTTTGCCCTGGACGAGAATAAAGAAACCCTTACACAGAATATCGGGAACGGGCTTGTGGGCGCATTCAGCGATGATAACGATGCGATCTTCTACCCTGACGGTTCTTATGATGTTATGACGAAGAATAACCCGAAGGCTGTACTGAGCGCCATTGATCCGTTCACGAACAGCGAGGGGAAGACGGCTAAGCCGGTATCTGCTCCGAACGGGATGTATATTATGATTCCGAAGTCCAGCAAGCATGCGGTGGAAGCTATGAAGTATCTGGACTGGATGTCTGCGGATGGTCACCTGCAATATATCCAGAACGGGATTGAAGGCGAGCATTACACGCTGGAAGACGGCGTGCCGGTCTCCATTCCGGATATGTCTGTCGAATCCTCCAACAAGCTGTCAGGCGGCGGGGATATCGGGATTATCGCGAACGGACGGATTTTTGAGAGCCAGGAAAAGAATAATGAAGCCTTCGTGAAGAGCTTCCGCACCAAGTATCAGGACATCATCGCGAAATCACTGACGATTTCCACCACTAACCCGATTGAGCCGGTGTTCACCAGCCGTCCGATTGAGGCAGAGAGCAAATACGGCACCACACTTAGCGATAAAATCAAGCAGTTGATGGTGAAATCTACAATGGTCTCCCCTGGCGAATTCGAAGTCACCTATGAGAGTATGCTGAAGGACTACATGTCGAGCGGCGGACAGGCCATTCTGGATGAACGCAAGGCTGCCTACAGCGAGCAGAAATAA
- a CDS encoding ABC transporter permease yields the protein MYALLVLPILFFIIFKYGPMYGVQIAFKDFNFFKGIGGSEWIGLDGFREVFANQDFYITLRNTLMLNFLDLIVSFPAPLIIAIMLFELKVVWFKKLSQTILYIPHFISWVIIGGIVYQLFGQQSGMINNLLTSLGLNAIPFLSDKNYWLITYLLTGVWQSAGWGTILYLAALAGINKELFEAAEVDGAGRIKRILHITIPGIKPTIVTLLIINLGNMISIGFERPFVIGNLAVMEYSDVLSTFVYRIGLESGQYTLATVVGLFQAVVGLLFLLAANYISKKLTDESIL from the coding sequence ATGTACGCATTGCTGGTCTTACCTATCCTGTTCTTTATTATTTTCAAATACGGTCCAATGTATGGTGTGCAGATTGCGTTCAAGGACTTCAACTTTTTCAAAGGCATCGGTGGCAGTGAATGGATTGGTCTTGACGGATTCCGCGAGGTATTTGCGAATCAGGACTTTTATATAACCTTACGCAACACGTTGATGCTGAACTTTCTGGATCTGATCGTTTCTTTTCCCGCCCCCTTAATTATTGCAATCATGCTGTTTGAGCTGAAGGTGGTCTGGTTCAAGAAGCTGTCTCAGACGATTCTGTATATTCCGCATTTTATTTCCTGGGTAATCATCGGCGGGATTGTGTACCAGCTCTTCGGGCAGCAGTCCGGGATGATTAACAACCTGTTAACGAGCCTGGGACTGAATGCCATTCCTTTTCTCTCTGACAAAAATTATTGGCTGATCACTTACCTGCTGACCGGTGTCTGGCAGAGCGCAGGCTGGGGGACGATTCTCTATCTGGCGGCACTCGCGGGCATCAATAAAGAGCTGTTCGAAGCGGCGGAGGTCGATGGGGCCGGAAGAATCAAGCGCATTCTGCATATTACGATTCCGGGGATCAAGCCGACGATTGTTACGCTGCTGATTATTAATCTGGGCAATATGATCTCGATTGGCTTCGAGCGGCCGTTCGTAATCGGTAACCTTGCGGTTATGGAATACTCGGATGTGCTGAGTACCTTTGTCTACCGGATCGGTCTGGAATCGGGGCAGTATACGCTGGCTACGGTGGTTGGATTGTTCCAGGCGGTGGTCGGACTTCTATTCCTGCTGGCAGCGAACTATATTTCCAAGAAGCTTACAGACGAGAGCATCCTATAA
- a CDS encoding carbohydrate ABC transporter permease: MNERAANKAFDTWIVICLTLSVLACLIPFVHILAVSFSGTVPIASGKVTLFPMDFNIEAYKKVFGDAAMIRSLAFTIFLTVLFTALCMMMTVAAGYALSKKDLKGRKIFMFIIVVTMFFSGGIIPEYILTRELHLLNTIWALVLPGLISPFYMIILISFLAGIPDALKESAEIDGSSQFGTLIRIILPLSMPVLATLSLFYAVGRWNGFQDTLMYITKPELYPLQLKLYHMIQNSQVTDMMRMEGNAISTVVPESLKAATVVFATVPILLVYPWLQRYFVSGVMTGAVKG; encoded by the coding sequence ATGAATGAAAGAGCAGCTAACAAGGCGTTTGATACATGGATTGTGATCTGCTTAACCTTATCGGTGCTGGCATGTCTGATTCCGTTCGTGCATATTCTCGCGGTATCCTTCAGCGGAACGGTCCCGATTGCTTCGGGCAAAGTTACTTTATTCCCTATGGACTTCAATATTGAGGCGTATAAAAAAGTGTTCGGTGATGCCGCGATGATCCGCTCGCTGGCCTTCACGATATTCCTGACGGTGCTGTTCACAGCGCTGTGCATGATGATGACGGTTGCGGCGGGCTACGCCCTGTCGAAGAAGGATCTGAAGGGCCGTAAAATCTTCATGTTCATCATTGTCGTCACCATGTTCTTCAGCGGCGGTATTATTCCAGAGTATATTTTGACACGGGAGCTGCATTTGCTGAATACGATCTGGGCGCTGGTGCTGCCCGGTCTGATCAGCCCCTTCTATATGATTATCCTGATTTCTTTTCTGGCCGGGATTCCGGACGCGCTCAAGGAGTCCGCTGAGATCGACGGCAGCAGCCAGTTCGGGACGCTAATCCGTATCATTCTGCCGTTATCCATGCCGGTACTTGCTACCCTAAGCTTGTTCTATGCCGTCGGCAGATGGAACGGATTCCAGGATACGCTGATGTATATCACGAAGCCGGAGCTGTATCCGCTCCAGCTTAAGCTCTATCATATGATCCAGAACAGCCAGGTAACCGATATGATGAGAATGGAGGGGAATGCGATCAGTACGGTTGTGCCGGAGAGTCTGAAGGCGGCTACTGTAGTGTTCGCCACAGTGCCTATTCTGCTTGTCTATCCATGGCTGCAAAGATACTTCGTCTCGGGTGTGATGACCGGGGCGGTGAAAGGGTGA
- a CDS encoding glycoside hydrolase family 95 protein yields MNISFNTPATFWVEALPVGNGRLGAMIFGGIEQERLALNEDTLWSGYKTDWNNPEAREVLPEVRALIAEGRNEEADELCKKMMGPYAQSYLPFGDLLLTMEHGQTIDGEYSRKLDLSTGVGIVSYVIGGVRYTREVFASHPDQAIIVRLTASEAHRLSFRAKLDSPLRHRSEADGEQYTISGHAPEYVAPNYYEVDQPVRYGGEAPRSLKFHGRLAAVQTGGRLEASADGIQVTGATEAVLYFSAATSFDAQSGTVKADYDVSQQTAGAVQRIINEPYAGLLSRHVDDHGELFDRVELHLGESLAPEGMPTDQRIAAYGSNDPGLVELLFHYGRYLLIASSRPGTQPANLQGIWNQDTRAPWSSNYTLNINAEMNYWPAEVCNLSELHQPLIDYTRRLAVNGSETARINYGARGWVAHHNADLWAQSAPVGGYGDGDPVWASWAMGGVWLTQHLWEHYAFSGDLSYLRETAYPVMKEAALFCLDWLIENPDGYLITSPSTSPEHKIVDGDKKYAVSEAATMDLSLIAELFTNCSLAAGLLGLDGEFAAELEAARARLLPLQVGAGGRLQEWSADMEDEDVHHRHVSHLVGVYPGRSVTEKLVPELYEAARTSLEIRGDGGTGWSLGWKIGLWARFRQGDRAKQLITNLLTLVQPEAVNNERGGVYPNLFDAHPPFQIDGNFAATAGIAEMLLQSHQGVLELLPALPSSWSEGRVKGLRARGGYEVNLTWSAGVLGQAEVTAHLGGVCRVLAESPLEITRGEDRLLVEPDSDGLVSIEMQAGERVSVRYA; encoded by the coding sequence ATGAATATTTCATTTAATACCCCTGCCACTTTTTGGGTGGAGGCGCTTCCAGTCGGGAACGGACGGCTGGGAGCCATGATTTTTGGCGGCATTGAGCAGGAGCGTCTCGCGCTGAATGAGGACACGCTGTGGTCCGGGTACAAGACAGACTGGAATAATCCGGAGGCCCGCGAGGTTCTCCCTGAGGTAAGGGCGCTGATTGCAGAAGGCAGGAATGAAGAAGCGGATGAGCTCTGCAAAAAAATGATGGGCCCCTACGCCCAGTCCTACCTGCCGTTCGGGGATCTGCTGCTTACGATGGAGCACGGTCAGACGATAGACGGGGAGTACAGCCGGAAGCTGGATCTGTCCACTGGTGTTGGTATCGTCTCTTATGTAATCGGTGGTGTCCGGTATACCCGGGAAGTCTTCGCCTCTCACCCGGACCAGGCGATCATTGTCCGCTTGACGGCCAGCGAGGCGCACCGGCTCAGCTTCCGGGCGAAGCTGGACAGTCCGCTTCGTCACCGTTCGGAAGCAGACGGTGAGCAATACACGATTAGCGGACATGCTCCCGAATATGTCGCGCCGAATTATTACGAAGTCGATCAGCCGGTCCGTTATGGCGGGGAAGCTCCCCGGAGTCTGAAGTTCCACGGCCGTCTGGCTGCGGTCCAGACTGGAGGCCGTCTGGAAGCCAGTGCTGATGGTATCCAGGTTACCGGCGCAACGGAAGCGGTTCTATACTTCAGTGCGGCAACCTCCTTCGATGCGCAGTCCGGCACAGTGAAGGCGGATTATGATGTAAGTCAGCAGACAGCAGGGGCTGTACAGCGGATCATCAATGAGCCTTATGCTGGGCTATTGAGCCGTCATGTTGACGATCACGGGGAGCTGTTTGACCGGGTAGAGCTGCATCTGGGAGAGAGCCTGGCTCCGGAGGGCATGCCGACGGATCAGAGAATTGCCGCTTACGGCAGTAATGATCCGGGGCTGGTAGAGCTTCTGTTCCATTACGGCCGTTATCTGCTGATAGCCAGCTCCCGTCCGGGCACACAGCCGGCGAACCTCCAGGGCATCTGGAATCAGGATACCCGGGCGCCTTGGAGCAGTAACTACACGCTGAATATCAATGCGGAGATGAATTATTGGCCGGCAGAGGTCTGCAATCTGTCCGAGCTGCACCAGCCGCTGATTGACTATACCCGGAGGCTGGCGGTTAACGGCAGCGAGACGGCCCGGATTAACTATGGCGCACGCGGCTGGGTAGCCCATCATAACGCCGATCTCTGGGCGCAGTCGGCTCCCGTTGGCGGCTACGGTGACGGAGATCCGGTCTGGGCATCCTGGGCGATGGGCGGAGTATGGCTTACCCAGCATTTGTGGGAGCACTATGCCTTCAGCGGTGATCTGTCCTATCTGCGGGAGACCGCCTATCCGGTAATGAAGGAAGCGGCCTTGTTCTGCCTGGATTGGCTGATCGAGAACCCGGACGGGTACCTGATTACCTCACCATCCACTTCTCCTGAGCACAAAATCGTAGACGGCGACAAGAAGTATGCCGTCAGCGAAGCGGCAACCATGGATCTGTCGCTGATCGCGGAGCTGTTCACGAACTGCAGCCTTGCAGCCGGATTGCTTGGTCTGGACGGGGAGTTCGCGGCTGAGCTGGAGGCCGCCCGCGCGCGGCTGCTGCCGTTGCAGGTAGGTGCAGGCGGCCGGCTTCAGGAATGGTCGGCAGATATGGAGGATGAGGATGTGCATCACCGCCATGTCTCCCATCTGGTCGGGGTCTACCCCGGCAGATCGGTAACGGAGAAGCTGGTCCCCGAGCTGTATGAAGCCGCCAGAACCTCGCTTGAGATTCGCGGAGACGGTGGAACCGGCTGGAGCCTGGGCTGGAAAATCGGACTATGGGCCAGATTCAGACAGGGTGACCGCGCCAAGCAGCTGATCACTAACCTGCTCACGCTGGTTCAGCCGGAGGCCGTTAACAATGAACGCGGCGGTGTCTATCCGAACCTGTTCGACGCTCATCCGCCGTTCCAGATTGACGGGAACTTCGCGGCTACAGCCGGAATTGCCGAGATGCTGCTGCAATCCCATCAGGGAGTTCTGGAGCTTCTGCCCGCCCTGCCTTCAAGCTGGAGCGAAGGTAGAGTGAAGGGTCTGCGGGCACGCGGCGGCTATGAAGTGAACCTGACCTGGAGCGCTGGCGTTCTCGGACAAGCGGAGGTTACCGCTCATCTCGGGGGAGTCTGCCGGGTTCTGGCAGAAAGCCCTCTGGAGATTACGCGCGGAGAAGACCGCCTATTGGTGGAGCCGGATTCGGACGGCCTGGTGAGTATTGAGATGCAGGCGGGGGAACGTGTAAGTGTACGGTATGCTTAG
- a CDS encoding endo-1,4-beta-xylanase: MLKRKRMMSLALALVVLAASVLPMRTPVYAAAEGGPAVVLASDFEDGTAQGWTKKGDEQLTVTKDVYHGGSYSLYVDGRTKDWEGPNQVLTDHMTPNTAYTLGAWVKSPAPVKFTVHTMIGEKEDWTLVAELSGAKGSGEWTYLEGTFITGDKVGFTEIYAEAAAGTSFCVDDIKITAAAAEVPVGEEGLRTDFEDGTLQGWKNRIGPESLSVSQDTANTGTHSMLVEGRERSFHGPSLSVKEHLRPGKSYQFSLYVRLKEKPEADKSLQMTVYKKAGSESWNAIDKVSIKADQWDQWHLLKGTFQYSDQPSEVNLFVETPYITEETVDTLSFYVDDVVIEPAPEMSIEQDIPALKDIYANDFAIGAAAYSWQMEGVYGELLKKHFNSITATYEMKPKFLAPSEGTYVFDGADKYVNFAEANGMGLRGHALLWHVDAAEWMFTGPDGRPASRELLLTRLQSYIETVMHRYKGKIYAWDVVNEAIADNGGGPDGMRLSPWYKLIGPDYIEKAFEFARAADPEAKLYYNDYYTEVPEKREHIYKLLKTLKAKNLIDGVGLQSHHGLFSPSIPEIEKTIQQFSQLGLDIQITELDVDSGISPSAPLPADIAARQGKRYNDLFELYKKYKDTISSVSIWGVQDEKSYNNHAMLFDEQLKAKPAFWGAVDPSKLPAIHNVAVALEGTPQAGAAGKALWSKTAGFPLEQGSTVSAKVHTLWDTDNLYVKVDVTDASRNAEDKVELFLDENNGKTTAYQPDDRKISLPRSGSGTEGVSFTSTEREGGYTIEARIPLVTVKGAAGAELGLDIRVSDPGVPGSVPAYWNDRSQSQDRDTSHYGVLRLAAMPNSAESLKGQVKIDGQMDAVWEKAKPFQVKMSAAPYSTTAEARSMWTDDSLYLIVDVKDAVLKADAANPWDQDSVEIFIDENFSRTPYYEGDDGQYRININNVASFGGGASDSRLTSAVVHTDTGYRVEAKIHFGTIKGAAGSSIGLDLQINDDRGDGTRSTSKWNDRGEDTWRDTSNFGILTFVAPEAAPQTPADGTSSYPSSGSSPPVKAPAPAAVTFTDGKLTVQASPDKAGILNVDLAPDAVSQALLQSLDSGILKIAVKPASGTEVLRLGLPLQSLAAQSKIKEIQIESGFGAVLSLNTELLKLQDTQAGDVLQLQVKRVARDGWPAAVKTRLDGAAVLDFSLAIHGAKNTAVDAAALTLLLPYELKSGERAHQLAVYQVLENGKLAVVKDRQYDPATGYVSFKTKELGQYAVATVKLPDHKGSKWAAESVEALVASGILPLGAEASYETGVLMNRAEFAQLLVDAFDLQAGAAAPGFKDVNKDSSYAEAINIAGALGIVKGRVDGLYSPSDALSRQEMAVMLNRLIQLEQIMLKGDSAAVHSFKDLNQLSAEASGAIEKLRAAGVIQGAQNGNFLPKAQMTKEQAAVVIYRIISLNQ, translated from the coding sequence ATGCTCAAGCGTAAACGAATGATGAGCCTCGCGCTGGCGCTGGTCGTCCTGGCGGCTTCGGTGCTGCCAATGCGGACACCGGTCTATGCTGCGGCTGAGGGAGGCCCGGCAGTTGTTCTTGCTTCGGACTTTGAGGACGGTACCGCACAGGGCTGGACGAAGAAGGGCGACGAACAGCTTACAGTAACGAAGGATGTCTATCATGGAGGCTCCTACAGTCTGTACGTAGATGGACGGACCAAGGATTGGGAAGGGCCCAATCAGGTTCTGACGGACCACATGACTCCGAACACAGCCTACACGTTGGGGGCATGGGTGAAATCTCCGGCGCCGGTCAAATTCACGGTACATACCATGATCGGTGAAAAAGAGGACTGGACGCTTGTAGCGGAACTTAGCGGAGCGAAGGGGTCCGGGGAATGGACGTATCTGGAAGGTACTTTTATTACAGGCGATAAGGTAGGCTTCACGGAGATTTATGCAGAAGCCGCAGCAGGAACCTCATTCTGCGTGGATGATATCAAGATTACCGCCGCAGCGGCTGAAGTCCCGGTGGGGGAGGAAGGGCTGCGCACGGATTTTGAAGACGGAACGCTTCAGGGCTGGAAGAACCGGATTGGCCCGGAATCGTTGTCGGTGAGTCAGGATACGGCTAATACCGGAACTCACAGTATGCTGGTAGAGGGGAGAGAGCGCAGCTTCCATGGGCCAAGCCTGAGTGTGAAGGAGCATCTGCGGCCGGGCAAGAGCTACCAGTTCTCGCTGTATGTCCGTCTGAAGGAGAAGCCGGAAGCCGACAAAAGTCTGCAAATGACGGTGTATAAGAAGGCCGGCTCCGAGAGCTGGAATGCGATCGATAAGGTTAGCATTAAGGCCGATCAGTGGGACCAGTGGCATCTGCTGAAGGGGACTTTCCAGTACAGCGACCAGCCGTCTGAGGTGAACCTGTTCGTGGAGACTCCTTATATTACAGAGGAGACTGTTGATACGTTATCTTTTTATGTGGATGATGTGGTGATTGAGCCTGCACCCGAGATGAGCATTGAACAGGATATCCCTGCGCTAAAAGACATCTATGCGAACGATTTCGCCATTGGTGCCGCAGCATATTCCTGGCAAATGGAAGGGGTCTACGGGGAGCTGCTGAAGAAGCATTTCAACAGCATCACAGCTACCTATGAAATGAAGCCCAAATTCCTTGCTCCTTCCGAGGGCACTTATGTGTTCGACGGGGCGGATAAATATGTGAATTTTGCCGAAGCGAACGGGATGGGACTTCGCGGACACGCGCTGCTGTGGCATGTGGATGCTGCCGAGTGGATGTTCACGGGTCCTGACGGCCGGCCGGCAAGCAGAGAGCTGCTGCTTACTCGTCTACAGAGTTATATTGAGACCGTTATGCACCGCTATAAGGGCAAAATCTATGCCTGGGATGTAGTGAACGAAGCGATTGCCGACAATGGCGGCGGCCCGGACGGGATGAGACTATCCCCTTGGTATAAGCTGATTGGTCCGGACTATATCGAGAAGGCATTTGAATTCGCCCGTGCGGCGGACCCGGAAGCGAAGCTCTATTACAATGATTATTACACAGAGGTACCGGAAAAGCGTGAGCATATCTACAAGCTGCTGAAGACGCTCAAGGCGAAGAATCTGATTGACGGCGTGGGCCTCCAGTCTCATCACGGACTGTTCTCCCCATCCATTCCGGAGATTGAAAAGACGATTCAGCAATTCTCGCAGCTTGGGCTGGACATTCAAATCACTGAGCTGGACGTAGACTCTGGCATCAGCCCTTCTGCTCCGCTGCCTGCAGATATCGCTGCGCGGCAGGGCAAACGCTATAATGATCTGTTCGAGCTCTACAAGAAGTACAAGGACACGATCTCCTCGGTCTCCATTTGGGGAGTGCAGGATGAGAAAAGCTACAACAACCATGCTATGTTGTTCGATGAGCAGCTGAAGGCGAAGCCTGCATTCTGGGGAGCGGTGGACCCGTCCAAGCTGCCGGCCATTCACAATGTAGCCGTGGCGCTTGAGGGTACGCCTCAGGCAGGCGCAGCCGGGAAAGCCCTGTGGAGCAAAACAGCAGGGTTCCCACTTGAGCAGGGCAGCACAGTATCTGCCAAGGTTCATACGCTGTGGGATACCGATAACCTGTATGTGAAGGTAGACGTTACCGATGCTAGCCGGAACGCGGAAGACAAGGTTGAGCTTTTCCTGGATGAGAACAATGGGAAGACTACGGCTTATCAGCCGGATGACCGCAAGATCAGCTTGCCGCGTTCGGGCTCCGGGACCGAAGGAGTCAGCTTCACCAGCACAGAACGTGAGGGCGGTTATACCATTGAAGCGAGAATTCCGCTCGTAACCGTCAAGGGTGCCGCAGGTGCCGAGCTGGGTCTCGATATCCGTGTCAGTGATCCCGGTGTTCCGGGTTCTGTCCCTGCCTACTGGAATGACCGAAGCCAGTCCCAGGATAGAGACACCAGCCATTACGGGGTTCTCCGATTAGCTGCCATGCCTAATTCAGCGGAATCGCTGAAGGGTCAGGTGAAGATCGACGGACAGATGGATGCGGTATGGGAAAAGGCGAAGCCTTTTCAGGTGAAAATGTCTGCTGCTCCTTACAGCACCACCGCAGAAGCCAGATCGATGTGGACGGACGACAGCCTCTACCTGATCGTAGATGTGAAGGATGCCGTGCTGAAGGCGGATGCCGCGAATCCATGGGACCAGGACTCCGTGGAGATCTTCATCGATGAGAATTTCAGCAGAACCCCGTATTATGAAGGGGATGACGGCCAATACCGGATTAACATTAATAATGTCGCGTCCTTTGGCGGAGGCGCCTCGGACAGCAGATTGACCAGCGCGGTGGTCCATACGGACACCGGGTACCGCGTCGAAGCCAAGATACATTTCGGCACGATCAAGGGGGCGGCGGGAAGCTCCATCGGGCTTGATCTCCAGATCAATGATGATCGGGGCGACGGCACCCGCAGTACGAGTAAATGGAATGACAGGGGCGAGGATACGTGGCGGGATACCTCCAACTTCGGGATTTTGACGTTTGTGGCACCTGAAGCGGCACCGCAAACCCCTGCAGATGGGACTTCTTCGTATCCATCGTCAGGCTCGTCACCACCCGTGAAGGCACCTGCTCCGGCAGCAGTAACCTTCACGGATGGCAAACTTACCGTTCAGGCTTCCCCGGATAAGGCGGGCATCCTGAATGTGGATCTCGCGCCGGATGCAGTAAGTCAGGCCTTGCTTCAGTCGCTGGACAGCGGCATTCTGAAGATTGCCGTCAAGCCTGCCTCCGGGACCGAGGTGCTGCGGCTGGGGCTTCCGCTTCAGAGCTTGGCCGCGCAGTCTAAGATTAAGGAGATTCAGATTGAGAGCGGCTTCGGTGCGGTTCTAAGCCTGAATACAGAGCTGCTGAAATTGCAGGATACACAGGCCGGGGATGTTCTACAGCTTCAAGTGAAGCGTGTGGCCCGGGACGGATGGCCGGCAGCGGTGAAGACCCGCTTAGACGGAGCGGCTGTACTGGACTTCTCGCTTGCTATCCATGGAGCCAAGAACACAGCGGTGGACGCTGCTGCGCTAACACTGTTGCTGCCTTATGAACTTAAGTCAGGCGAGCGGGCGCACCAGCTTGCGGTCTATCAGGTGCTGGAGAATGGCAAGCTTGCAGTGGTGAAGGATCGTCAGTATGATCCGGCTACAGGCTATGTCTCCTTCAAGACCAAGGAGCTTGGACAATATGCGGTTGCCACAGTGAAGCTGCCGGATCACAAGGGCAGCAAATGGGCTGCCGAGAGCGTTGAAGCTCTGGTTGCAAGCGGAATACTTCCTCTGGGAGCAGAGGCTTCCTATGAGACAGGGGTATTGATGAACCGGGCAGAATTTGCCCAGCTGCTGGTTGATGCTTTTGACCTTCAAGCTGGAGCAGCAGCCCCAGGCTTCAAGGATGTCAATAAGGACTCCTCGTATGCCGAGGCCATCAACATTGCTGGAGCCTTAGGTATTGTAAAAGGTAGAGTAGACGGACTTTACAGTCCGAGCGATGCACTCAGCCGTCAAGAAATGGCAGTCATGCTGAACCGGCTCATCCAGCTGGAACAGATCATGCTGAAGGGCGATTCTGCTGCTGTTCACAGCTTCAAGGATCTGAACCAGCTGAGCGCGGAAGCTTCAGGCGCTATTGAGAAGCTGCGGGCTGCCGGAGTCATCCAAGGCGCACAGAACGGCAATTTCCTGCCGAAGGCCCAGATGACCAAGGAGCAGGCTGCCGTAGTAATCTACCGGATAATCAGCCTCAATCAGTAG